The Agromyces mariniharenae genome includes a window with the following:
- a CDS encoding glycosyltransferase translates to MRALRVSHSAVVDEWRGRERAVASLGVEVALLSARAWPEGGALVALRPRPSERVEGVATIGRHPALFLYDPRPLWRRLGEHWDVIDVHEEPFSLATAELLLLRGLRRNQAPVVLYTAQNLAKRYPIPFGWLERHALRTASGVSACNTDAARIAEAKGFAGRARVIPLGIDLERFSDGHADVATDAPAAAGDAATDASDAAARIVVGFAGRLVPEKGLGVLFDAMARDRRLHVRIAGGGPMAADLPDIVARRGLADRVEVLGALAPEDVVAFYRSIDVLAVPSLPTPTWTEQFGRVAIEAMACGVPVVSSDAGALPDVVGGAGIVVPIGDADALAAALVDAAGPRAGELRSLGRERAASCDWNEVGRAYLDLYRSVLHDGDATAPVRSPGAADHDREIEVVVVAYGAPELLRRALEPLAGLPVTVVDNSSLPEIAALCDELGVRYLDPGRNGGFAAGVNVALADRLRPGADVLLVNPDAVISRADIDALHAALLAAPDLASVGPAQVDEQGEPARVEWRYPSPTAAWLEALGLAGLRRGPTFVIGSVLMLRAEALDQVGGLDEGFFLYAEETDWAYRAHRLGWRHAEVPAARAVHTGAGTSSDPSRREAHFHASLERYLRKHHGTVGWQTARTAQWIGSMARSIALPGERGRAARKRAALYRLGPARVEARYLESSDGSVA, encoded by the coding sequence GTGCGCGCGCTGAGGGTCTCGCACAGCGCCGTCGTCGATGAATGGCGCGGCCGTGAACGGGCCGTGGCGAGCCTGGGCGTCGAGGTGGCGCTCCTGAGCGCGCGGGCATGGCCCGAAGGAGGCGCGCTGGTGGCCCTGCGCCCACGACCGAGCGAGCGCGTCGAGGGCGTCGCCACGATCGGCCGGCACCCCGCGCTCTTCCTGTACGACCCGCGGCCCCTCTGGCGACGCCTCGGCGAGCACTGGGACGTCATCGACGTGCACGAGGAGCCGTTCTCGCTCGCGACCGCGGAGCTCCTGCTGCTCCGCGGCCTGCGCCGCAACCAGGCGCCCGTCGTCCTCTACACCGCGCAGAACCTCGCGAAGCGCTACCCGATCCCGTTCGGGTGGCTCGAGCGGCACGCCCTGCGCACCGCCTCCGGCGTCTCGGCCTGCAACACGGATGCCGCGCGCATCGCCGAGGCGAAGGGCTTCGCCGGTCGCGCCCGCGTGATCCCGCTCGGCATCGACCTCGAGCGCTTCAGCGACGGGCACGCGGATGTCGCGACGGACGCCCCGGCCGCCGCCGGCGACGCGGCGACCGACGCTTCCGACGCAGCCGCCCGCATCGTCGTCGGCTTCGCCGGCCGCCTCGTTCCCGAGAAGGGCCTCGGTGTGCTCTTCGACGCGATGGCGCGCGACCGCCGCCTGCACGTCCGCATCGCGGGCGGGGGGCCGATGGCGGCCGACCTGCCCGACATCGTGGCGCGACGCGGCCTCGCCGATCGCGTCGAGGTGCTCGGAGCGCTGGCGCCCGAGGACGTGGTCGCGTTCTACCGCTCGATCGACGTGCTCGCCGTGCCGTCGCTCCCGACGCCGACCTGGACCGAGCAGTTCGGCCGCGTCGCGATCGAGGCGATGGCGTGCGGCGTGCCCGTCGTCTCCAGCGATGCGGGGGCGCTCCCCGACGTCGTCGGCGGCGCGGGCATCGTGGTCCCGATCGGCGACGCCGACGCGCTTGCCGCGGCACTGGTGGACGCGGCGGGCCCGCGCGCGGGCGAGCTGCGGTCGCTCGGACGCGAGCGTGCGGCATCCTGCGACTGGAACGAGGTGGGTCGCGCCTACCTCGACCTGTACCGATCAGTGCTGCACGACGGCGACGCGACGGCGCCCGTTCGCTCGCCCGGCGCGGCGGACCACGACCGCGAGATCGAGGTGGTCGTCGTGGCGTACGGCGCCCCCGAGCTCCTGCGTCGGGCGCTGGAGCCGCTGGCCGGCCTGCCGGTCACGGTCGTCGACAATTCCTCGCTGCCCGAGATCGCGGCGCTCTGCGACGAGCTGGGCGTGCGGTACCTCGACCCGGGCCGCAACGGGGGCTTCGCCGCCGGCGTCAACGTCGCGCTGGCCGACCGGCTCCGACCCGGCGCCGACGTGCTGCTCGTCAATCCCGACGCCGTGATCTCGCGCGCCGACATCGACGCGCTGCACGCGGCGCTGCTGGCCGCGCCCGACCTCGCGAGCGTGGGCCCCGCCCAGGTCGACGAGCAGGGCGAGCCCGCGCGGGTGGAGTGGCGGTATCCGTCGCCGACCGCGGCCTGGCTCGAGGCGCTTGGACTGGCCGGGCTCCGACGCGGGCCGACGTTCGTCATCGGCTCAGTGCTCATGCTGCGCGCCGAGGCGCTCGACCAGGTCGGGGGCCTCGACGAGGGGTTCTTCCTCTACGCCGAGGAGACCGACTGGGCCTACCGCGCGCACCGGCTGGGCTGGCGGCACGCCGAGGTCCCGGCCGCTCGCGCCGTGCACACGGGGGCCGGCACGAGCAGCGACCCGTCGCGCCGCGAGGCGCATTTCCACGCCTCGCTCGAGCGCTACCTGCGCAAGCACCACGGGACGGTCGGGTGGCAGACCGCCCGCACGGCGCAGTGGATCGGCTCGATGGCCCGGTCGATCGCGCTCCCCGGCGAGCGCGGCCGAGCCGCCCGCAAGCGCGCCGCGCTCTACCGCCTGGGCCCGGCACGGGTGGAGGCAAGGTACCTCGAGTCGTCGGACGGGTCGGTCGCATGA
- a CDS encoding glycosyltransferase family 4 protein has translation MTRIVQIVPFIGPGSGVAGVAWNLEQQFRALGASVERYTFDDARRGRPRPWPRSKLMRRLARGWRVVWFSTFGTARARRFLAERPDAVSICHNDVMAGDVYVNHGVILGSMRARGNPAWLMVRNPFHIFVHLRDRARYRGRTHRAVVVLSQQDVAELRDAYGRVRPRTVEIPNGVDLGRFRPPTHEERVEARSALGLGTDERVAVFIGHEFHRKGLRYAIEGLRYAPSVLLLIVGGSDDIIAEANASAQGLGVGDRVLFVGPRHDLAPFLAASDMFVLPSAYEANALVVLEALASGLPVVTTRVGYAPEIVVDGDNGYLVDRDPLAVGERLEELAGLEDDELAGFRRRARASVEGHSWRATAERYLALADELLAERTAASRPGAPGGTEAKAAP, from the coding sequence ATGACCCGCATCGTGCAGATCGTGCCGTTCATCGGCCCCGGCTCGGGCGTGGCCGGCGTCGCGTGGAACCTCGAGCAGCAGTTCCGGGCGCTCGGGGCGAGCGTCGAGCGCTACACCTTCGACGACGCCCGGCGCGGACGGCCCCGCCCGTGGCCGCGCTCCAAGCTCATGCGCCGACTCGCGCGCGGCTGGCGCGTGGTGTGGTTCAGCACCTTCGGCACCGCTCGCGCCCGCCGCTTCCTCGCGGAGCGGCCCGACGCGGTCTCGATCTGCCACAACGACGTCATGGCGGGCGACGTGTACGTGAACCACGGCGTGATCCTCGGGTCGATGCGGGCTCGCGGGAACCCCGCGTGGCTGATGGTGCGCAACCCGTTCCACATCTTCGTCCACCTGCGCGACCGCGCCCGGTACCGGGGGCGCACCCATCGAGCCGTGGTCGTGCTGTCGCAGCAGGATGTCGCGGAACTGCGCGACGCGTACGGACGCGTACGGCCCCGCACGGTCGAGATCCCGAACGGCGTCGACCTCGGGCGCTTCCGGCCGCCGACGCACGAGGAGCGCGTCGAGGCGCGGAGCGCCCTCGGCCTCGGCACCGACGAGCGCGTGGCGGTGTTCATCGGGCACGAGTTCCACCGAAAGGGCCTGCGGTACGCGATCGAGGGACTGCGTTACGCGCCGTCGGTCCTGCTGCTCATCGTCGGAGGCTCCGACGACATCATCGCGGAGGCGAACGCGTCGGCACAGGGGCTCGGCGTCGGCGACCGCGTGCTGTTCGTCGGCCCGCGACACGACCTCGCACCGTTCCTCGCGGCATCCGACATGTTCGTGCTGCCGAGCGCCTACGAGGCGAACGCGCTCGTCGTGCTCGAGGCGCTCGCGAGCGGGCTGCCCGTGGTGACCACACGGGTCGGCTACGCGCCCGAGATCGTCGTGGACGGCGACAACGGCTACCTCGTCGACCGTGATCCGCTCGCGGTGGGCGAGCGACTCGAGGAGCTCGCGGGGCTGGAGGACGACGAGCTCGCCGGGTTCCGCCGGCGTGCCCGGGCCAGCGTCGAGGGCCACTCGTGGCGCGCGACCGCCGAGCGCTACCTCGCCCTCGCCGACGAGCTGCTCGCCGAGCGCACGGCCGCGAGCAG